The genomic region aatcttaatttttatattttatgtaaacaattaaaaattcataaaaaaaatatttaaaaaattataaatcacATTGAATCTTTTATGGGAACCAATATATACCAATCGATTTTCGAGGGAATGGTCCAGTCTGCTTTCACATCACTGCTGAATCATACACCTAGTTTTTAAATCACACACCCACCTAAATGGTAATAATAAAAGCTCGCTATCGTTACTTGCGCAAAGAACAAACTTTACATCTCCATCACCATTTTTAGCTTCAAATTCTCAACCAAACCAAGTCTTAAAGGATAATCAAAATCAAACCCAACAAATCCCAGAATCCATAGACATGGAGGAAACAATAATCCCTGTTACAGAGCAAAAGCAATACCCACAAACACCCAAACACATTTTCATCCTTTCAGGCCAAAGCAACATGGCAGGCCGAGGCGGCGTTCACCACCACCACTGGGATGGCGTCGTCCCACTTGATTCTCAACCACACGCTTCCATCATCCGCCTTAGCGCCAAACTCCACTGGGAACCTGCCCGGGAGCCGCTACACCACGACATCGACGTCCGTAAGGCCTGTGGAGTGGGGCCCGGGATGTCATTCGCCAATGCGGTGAAGGACCATCTCGGCGGCGGCGGAGAGTGTTTGGGTCTAGTCCCTTGCGCCGTGGGTGGCACTGCAATCAAGGAATGGGAACGTGGGCAGCACCTGTATGATAACATGCTTAAGAGAAGTAAAGAGAGCGTGGAGAAGACTAAAGGGGAAATCAAGGCTTTGCTTTGGTACCAAGGGGAGAGTGATACGCCGTCGTATCATACTGCTGAAGCTTATAAGGAAAACATGGAGAGGTTGATTCATAATGTGCGTGAGGATCTTGGGTTGCCTTCACTTCCTATCATTCAGGTTTGGATCATTAATTTTTATTCATAGGTTCTTGATTATGCATAAGTTCTGGATTTAGTCCTTACATTCtaattaggtttttttttcttccgaattttgaaatttcagtgaAATTGGTTGATATAAATTCCATTATTTCCAAAATCTTATACAATAAACATATTATCTCTTGCTATTTTTATGTAATATGCACAAAAAAATTTAGTCAgaactgaaatttcaaaattcgtaTAGCGCAGAGAATAAAAGGGAACAAATTGGAGTGCATTTATTAAATCCACAACTAGGTATTGTGCAGGACTAACAATAGAATATGATGTAAAGAATTTAGCTGCTACCATTAGGATTAGGACTGAAATTATCAAAGTTTagaaagtatagggactaaaattgaTAAACTCAGAGTATATAGACTAAACCCACAACTTAAATATAGTATGGAAATTAATAGcagaatttgatttttttttttttacaaattttaatacaTTAATAATTCATATTATATGATGTTGAGACGCTTATTACTTGTCActttttagttagttttatatATACCTCTACTAGGAAGAAATGAGATGCTATCAAACTCTCctcttataaatatttttagtaCTCAACAACATACGTGATAAAACAATAATtgctatatatacatacatatacattgcACATACGTATTGTTTCTTACTTCACTACAATCTTTGGCAAGTGCTTATTTTTACACTTTAATCTTTAACAACACTGATGATGATTGGTGATCAACGTTATGAAATAATCATATTGCATGCTGCTCATTATGTGGTGAATAATTTGCAGGTTGCAATTGCATCAGGGGATGAGAGATACATGGAGAAAGTGAGGGAAGCACAACTCGGGATCGATCTTCCGAACGTAATATGTGTGGATGCCAAAGGGTTGGCTCTGAAAGAGGACAATCTTCATTTAACAACCGAGGCTCAGGTTAAGTTGGGGCACATGTTAGCTGATGCTTTTCTCACCCATTTCAATGCCCCACCATCACAATCTTCCCCTTGCTCAGCCCCAAAAACAGGGTAATATCAATCTCAAAGTAACTAAATCCCAAGGCTTCATTAAGTCATAGTCATAGTTGTCTTCGTTGTCGTTGTCGTTGTTGTTCTATTTGCTTCTTTGATTTGATGTTGACCTTGTAGCTTCAAATTTGTCCACATTTATTATGTTTGCCATATTCATTTCCTTGTTTTGGCTATGGTGCTTTGCTTGAATCTGAAACCCAGGTAAATCCGGAAGTACTCAAATCCCAAGGCGTCATTATATCCATTGTTTGTTTGTGTTTGCTTCTTTGGTTTGATGTTGACCTTTTAGCTTCGAATTTGTCCACTGGACTTTATTGTGTTTTCCATTTACCTTCCCTTGTCCTGGCTATGGTCCTTCGCTTGAATCCTAAAACCAGGTAAATCTTAAAGTACCCAAATCCCAAGGCTTCATTATGTTGTTGCAGTCGTCGTTGTTGTTGTTCCTTTTGGTTCTTTGATTTAATATTGAGCTTTTAGCTTCAATTTGGTTCATTGGACTTGATTATGTTTGCCATATTCATTCCCATCTTTTGGCTTTGGTGCTTTCTTGAACCCGAAAACAAGGTAATCTCTGAAAACTACCTAAATCTCAAGGCTTCATTATGTTGTCATTGCCATCGTTGTTGTTGCTATTCCATTTGCTTCCTCAAGTCGATGTTGACATTTTAGCTTCGATTTGGTCCACTGGATTTTATTATGTTTGCTATATTTGGTGCTTGCTTGAATCCAAAATCAGGGTAATCTCTGAAAGTACCTAAATCCCGAGGCCTCATTTGTTGTCATTGTTGTTGCTATTTGCTTCCATGAGTCGATGTTGACGGTTTTGCTTCAATTTGGTCTGGTGACCGGATTAAATTTTTTGCCATATGATGTTTGAAGCTGAGGTATAATGGTCACCCAATTATGAATTTGGCAAAGCATTAGGGTAGTagtcaaataaaataaatgtagtaAAATTGTGTGCTATTAGTTTGTTTTTGGAGTTCGCAATTGGTCTATATGtatcatattttatttcattttcgtgccgattatattatttatattgttCTGATTCTTCATTTGCCTTATGGTATAAGTCCGGAGTTAAATATAACCCTAAAAAATTTGGGAAAAAAGAGTTGAGCATAATATCATCCTTAATTAACTCTAAATCCAaacattgtaaaaaaaaaaaccaaaggtTAATATACTATTTTGGGATTTGAGTTTTActttaatgttcaatttgatacCTGAATTTgactttaatatttaatattatatacGAGTTTCTTTCAATTTGACAATTTTTAAATtctaattaagtacttaattttttcttttaccaAAATACACATATTACATATTCATCAAGTCCCATGATGTCGTTTAGTCTAAATgtcaaattaaacattaaaattaaattcaaatattaaatgATACATGGTTGTTGAAATGAAACTGCTTTTCATGACTCTTCTCTTGTTGGAATAGCTAGAAAGCTTTTTATAAATCGATTGTATATTAACTTAGTTGATAATGATATTGTTGTCAATATAAAAGGATGTGAGTTCGAGTGTATAAAAGtgtattatctttttatttaaagaTTGATGAGCGATTATGGGTAgttttaaatattgtataaaaaaataaaaaataaaaattgtaatgtTACACTCGAATGAAAggaagtaaataaaaaaatatataaaatatcaataATAACGGTACTAGTGTACATTAGTGAAAGAGTTTATAGGTTCACTCTTGgagaaaaagaaaacccaaagGTTGAATAACTCTAATTTCAACCCTCAAGAATAAAACCGAAGCGGGCAACATCATTCACTTCAAACGAATTACGATATAGAGGAGCATCACAAGCATGATCGTGAAGGTAAACAAGCTCCATCTTGAAATCAGGTCGAAATTAGAGTGGAAGGCTAGTGTAGTAATATCGGGAATACAAGAGGGGAGAATCGCGTCCACAAGTAGAAGCAACAGTCGCACAAGCCATGGACCTTCTCTGATTGGCAACAAAATAGAAGACGATATAACATAAAAAAGGAAACCCTAAATGGTTGCTCGACCTACGGCTGAATCCTCGACCAAAGCACAAAAAAGGGGCGGGGCTTCTAGGTTATCTTTACTCACATGATGAGGAGATGGTGTCAAAGATGCCCCAAGACAAAATAAAACCTAAAGGCCGACGGGGTAACCATCCTTCGAGCCTTGTTCCAACCAAAACAGAGCTAGCAAGAACCttcttccccccccccccccctccaACCCCCAACAAATTGTCTAAGGACTCATTGGTGACAAAAAAGATAAGATCCGACAACCCCCAAAGGCTGGACAAGTGAAAACAAAGGACAATGAAGAGCAAATGGAGAACATTATGGAGGGCAGGAAGGGGTGAGCGACACTAACTTAGAGGTCGGACGACCATTCGCATGATGGAAAAAGATTTCTATATGGATGGCAACTATAGAAgagaaaatgtatatatatttaatggatgcattttatatttttgttcaaatatatatatatttagggttagagtatttatttttaggcATTTGTATTTTTGTTCGTTTTATGATTTATAAaacttaattcttttaaaatttgtatTCTTCTTTCTAACAATGTTCTCTAACCTCTcatctaaaaaaaaattatttatatagttTCTTCAACTTTTATGAAATCAcaaattaaaataatgataaaattacactttattcTCTcttaatttttattcatttttggccccttatttatttatttttttgtttcacTCTTATGTAGAAATACAACAATGCACCTTacaatttcttttttcttttcctctctCTCTGAAGC from Gossypium arboreum isolate Shixiya-1 chromosome 1, ASM2569848v2, whole genome shotgun sequence harbors:
- the LOC108480201 gene encoding probable carbohydrate esterase At4g34215, with the translated sequence MEETIIPVTEQKQYPQTPKHIFILSGQSNMAGRGGVHHHHWDGVVPLDSQPHASIIRLSAKLHWEPAREPLHHDIDVRKACGVGPGMSFANAVKDHLGGGGECLGLVPCAVGGTAIKEWERGQHLYDNMLKRSKESVEKTKGEIKALLWYQGESDTPSYHTAEAYKENMERLIHNVREDLGLPSLPIIQVAIASGDERYMEKVREAQLGIDLPNVICVDAKGLALKEDNLHLTTEAQVKLGHMLADAFLTHFNAPPSQSSPCSAPKTG